One Euwallacea similis isolate ESF13 chromosome 16, ESF131.1, whole genome shotgun sequence DNA segment encodes these proteins:
- the Gfrl gene encoding uncharacterized protein Gfrl isoform X2, which produces MWNSRFWTILCLLLIGSNTKPTVAILNCITARQLCFNDSSCSAILEIIPRVCGPEVVACSTVTVTKCQAALRTLQAFPFFKPTCLCREPHVDPECNSFRDFLFDHPCVFVKEKEKDPYPVDALPTCTHAHYVCQQEPKCIRLYEDFKTHCKVRDNKCRTEDRDACFESWAGLRRSPMFGCICPNNHMKKRCDRVFSMVNHNPCVAPENMSSSFSDDIGTILLKNPLVDTVNGQDAQAGYDHISNNILKNDKPKSHKVSYSYPEEEDDEGPSSNAIDPEKERLVFQSTCHSAMDSCNNNHHCRKLLTPILTHCDISRCNRNSCMEALQAFYGKPDFSWNVEIAFCLCKKTENKHDACLMAQEKLHPVCAQRIEESPQPTCLHLAEVCKESKPCRMKLEYYEQSCAVDSVTKKCAGSPTECRKAILSILGTDLRTTCACKGTDLSELYECLGWQRLLWVNPCVVEAQKHFHMKKAAEQSRLSTHTPIRTTSTTTTTTTTTTTTTPSTTTPAHLTAVKSITEAPPKVSTELLPPPQAFVPTSTTTTTRVATTTERKTTTKRTRATTTTTTAPPRSCIVQRPQFPDQFIREGSFKRIYHEDEFECSDVCECETGEKLSCRTICIDRMPCKTEFAFYNHAAPAYQAFRGRCLCYSGRFICMKPSPTDYSLPHGVFLFLGYSEVDERELNKNHTTHLVVIQDVVRVLQAFIREEAEKENGTLCTMEFFNSTRENVIIVGKLSDDFDVSKLSAVEILEKEKEQCADLMEIIVDRINNRHPEFLSQVLLSIFKMAEIEIVPVETSSASCLPSSIVTHILISLSMVRPIINYLTIS; this is translated from the exons TTGCTTGTTCTACAGTAACGGTGACGAAATGCCAAGCGGCCCTACGCACCCTTCAAGCGTTTCCCTTTTTCAAGCCGACGTGTCTTTGTCGGGAGCCCCATGTGGATCCCGAGTGTAACTCCTTCAGGGATTTCCTATTCGATCACCCCTGTGTGTTTGTCAAGGAAAAAG AAAAAGATCCTTATCCAGTTGACGCTTTGCCAACTTGTACCCACGCCCATTATGTATGTCAACAAGAGCCGAAGTGCATTAGACTATACGAGGATTTTAAGACACACTGCAAAGTTCGGGACAATAAATGCAGGACAGAGGATAG GGATGCCTGTTTCGAATCCTGGGCGGGCCTCCGCAGATCGCCAATGTTCGGCTGCATCTGCCCCAACAACCACATGAAGAAGAGATGCGATCGAGTGTTCAGCATGGTAAACCACAATCCTTGCGTAG CTCCCGAAAACATGTCTTCATCATTCTCGGATGATATCGGTACGATACTGCTTAAAAACCCATTGGTCGACACAGTAAACGGTCAAGATGCCCAAGCTGGATATGACCACATTTCCAATAACATCCTGAAGAATGACAAGCCGAAGAGTCACAAAGTGTCCTATTCCTACCCAGAAGAAGAAGACGACGAAGGACCTTCAA GTAACGCGATCGATCCAGAAAAAGAAAGACTGGTTTTCCAAAGCACTTGTCACAGCGCCATGGATAGCTGTAACAATAACCACCACTGTCGAAAGTTGCTAACGCCGATTTTAACTCACTGCGACATTTCCCGTTGCAACAGAAACTCGTGTATGGAGGCACTTCAGGCGTTTTATGGAAAACCGGATTTTTCCTGGAACGTGGAGATCGCTTTTTGTTTGTGCAA GAAAACGGAGAATAAGCATGACGCATGCTTAATGGCTCAGGAGAAATTGCATCCGGTGTGTGCACAGCGCATTGAAGAATCGCCCCAACCCACCTGCCTGCATTTGGCTGAAGTGTGCAAAGAGAGCAAACCGTGCAG GATGAAACTGGAGTACTACGAGCAGTCATGCGCAGTAGATAGCGTGACCAAAAAGTGCGCAGGCTCACCGACTGAATGTCGAAAAGCAATATTATCTATCTTGGGCACGGACCTTCGAACTACATGTGCCTGCAAAGGAACTGACTTAAGTGAACTATATGAATGTCTCGGATGGCAGAGATTACTTTGGGTCAATCCTTGTGTTG TTGAGGCCCAGAAACATTTTCACATGAAGAAAGCAGCCGAACAAAGCAGACTCTCCACTCACACTCCAATTCGAACAACGTCAACCACAACTACCACTACCACCACCACCACTACTACCACCCCAAGCACTACCACGCCCGCCCACTTGACGGCTGTTAAATCAATTACAGAAGCGCCGCCTAAAGTATCTACAGAACTCCTGCCCCCTCCACAAGCCTTCGTGCCTACTTCTACTACCACCACCACCAGGGTGGCTACCACGACTGAGAGGAAGACTACGACTAAGAGAACTCGGGCTACTACCACAACCACGACGGCACCACCAA GATCCTGCATAGTTCAGAGGCCACAATTTCCTGATCAGTTCATAAGGGAAGGCAGCTTTAAGAGG atttatcaCGAAGACGAATTTGAATGTTCTGACGTGTGCGAGTGCGAAACGGGCGAAAAGTTGTCATGTCGAACGATTTGCATCGACAGGATGCCTTGCAAGACGGAATTTGCTTTTTACAATCATGCCGCTCCTGCATATCAGGCATTTAGAGGACGATGTCTATGCTACTCCGGAAGATTCATCTGCATGAAGCCCTCCCCGACGGATTATTCTCTGCCACACGGGGTGTTTCTTTTCCTGGGGTACAGTGAAGTGGATGAGAGAGAGTTGAACAAGAACCACACGACGCATCTTGTCGTTATCCAGGATGTAGTTAGGGTTCTTCAGGCCTTCATAAGAGAAGAGGCGGAAAAGGAAAATGGA ACATTATGCACTATGGAATTCTTCAACTCCACTCGAGAGAACGTCATCATCGTTGGAAAGCTTTCGGACGACTTTGACGTCAGCAAATTGAGTGCCGTTGAAATTCTGGAAAAAGAAAAG GAACAATGCGCGGACCTAATGGAAATAATCGTCGACCGGATCAACAACCGCCATCCAGAATTTCTCTCTCAAGTCCTGCTatccattttcaaaatggcggagaTTGAAATCGTACCAGTGGAAACGTCCTCAGCTAGTTGCTTACCCTCATCCATCGTTACTCATATTCTAATCTCCCTAAGCATGGTGAGACCCATTATAAACTACCTGACAATTTCGTGA
- the LOC136413917 gene encoding bifunctional 3'-phosphoadenosine 5'-phosphosulfate synthase 1-like, producing the protein MRHVSREKRAKVLGSGEQTTFRGCTVWFTGLSGAGKTTISFALEEFLVSKGIPSYSLDGDNMRTGLNKNLGFSKEDREENIRRISEVAKLFADAGHVCLCSFVSPFKSDREKARRIHEESDLPFFEVFVDTPIQVCEKRDVKGLYKKAREGLIKTFTGVDQEYEIPENPELVVKTAKCSIHECVQLVAEMLCENGILSKDLAYRSPSAFNCEDLIRDLFVSQDKIKSIQAEAHNLPRIELNVIDTQWLQVLSEGWASPLSGFMREDQYLQTLHFNTIDFNGQRINQSVPIVLTISTALKETIGNSEAVTLYYKDELYAVLRKPEIYIHRKEERVARQFGTTHQNHPYIKRIYESGDWIIGGELEVIKRVKWDDGLDKYRLTPKQLRERFASMNADAVFAFQLRNPIHNGHALLMTETQRQLKERGYKKPVLLLNPLGGWTKDDDVPLKVRIQQHEAVLEAGVLNKESTILAIFPSPMMYAGPTEVQWHAKARMIAKANFYIVGRDPAGIPHPEGNNAAPDGNLYDPTHGRRVLEMAPGLNSLEIIPFKVAAYDMVQKAMAFFEPKRKEDFDFISGTKMRKLARTGEDPPEGFMSPKAWGIISDYYQSLQKRM; encoded by the exons ATGCGACAcgtttccagagaaaaacgaGCCAAAGTTTTAGGTTCTGGAGAACAAACAACCTTCAGAGGTTGTACTGTTTGGTTTACAGGCTTGTCAGGTGCTGGGAAAACTACCATCTCCTTTGCTCTTGAAGAGTTTCTGGTTTCAAAGGGAATTCCATCTTATAGTCTAGACGGAGATAACATGAGAACAG gtttaaacaaaaatttaggtTTCTCAAAAGAAGATCGAGAAgaaaatattcgaagaatATCAGAAGTAGCAAAGTTGTTTGCAGACGCAGGCCACGTTTGCTTGTGCAGTTTTGTGTCGCCATTTAAATCTGACAGGGAAAAGGCGAGAAGAATTCACGAGGAGAGCGATCTCCCGTTCTTCGAGGTGTTCGTGGATACTCCCATACAAGTCTGCGAGAAACGCGACGTAAAAG GTTTATACAAGAAAGCTAGAGAAGGactaataaaaactttcactgGAGTGGACCAAGAATACGAAATTCCAGAAAACCCAGAATTAGTAGTAAAAACTGCGAAATGTTCCATTCATGAATGTGTGCAACTGGTTGCTGAAATGCTGTGCGAAAAC GGTATACTTTCCAAGGACTTAGCATATAGATCCCCATCAGCTTTCAACTGCGAAGATTTAATTAGAGACCTCTTTGTCTCCCAAGACAAAATCAAAAGTATTCAAGCAGAAGCACACAACTTACCTAGAATTGAGCTTAATGTAATTGACACTCAATGGCTGCAGGTTTTGAGTGAGGGATGGGCCTCCCCTTTGTCCGGATTTATGCGAGAGGACCAGTACCTAcag ACCCTTCACTTCAACACCATCGATTTCAACGGCCAAAGAATCAACCAAAGTGTACCAATTGTCTTAACAATATCCACAGCTCTTAAGGAAACGATTGGGAACAGTGAAGCAGTTACTTTGTACTATAAAGATGAGCTTTACGCAGTTTTGAGGAAACCTGAAATATACATCCATAGGAAGGAAGAAAGAGTGGCAAGGCAGTTTGGTACCACTCATCAAAATCATCCGTATATCAAG CGAATATATGAATCTGGGGATTGGATAATTGGTGGAGAGTTGGAGGTAATCAAAAGAGTGAAATGGGATGACGGACTAGACAAATATCGACTAACTCCTAAACAATTACGAGAAAGATTTGCATCAATGAACGCAGATGCTGTATTCGCCTTTCAACTGAGAAACCCAATCCACAATGGACATGCTCTATTGATGACAGAGACTCAAAG GCAGCTCAAAGAAAGGGGCTACAAGAAGCCAGTTCTACTCTTAAACCCTTTGGGAGGGTGGACGAAAGACGATGATGTTCCTCTGAAAGTGCGCATCCAACAGCACGAAGCTGTCTTAGAAGCTGGAGTGTTGAACAAAGAATCAACAATTCTAGCCATATTTCCAAGCCCTATGATGTATGCTGGGCCCACAGAA gTCCAGTGGCACGCCAAAGCTAGAATGATAGCAAAAGCTAACTTTTACATCGTAGGAAGAGATCCGGCTGGAATACCGCATCCAGAGGGCAATAACGCTGCTCCTGATGGAAATTTGTATGACCCAACTCATGGCAGGAGAGTACTCGAAATGGCTCCAGGCCTCAATTCTCTGGAAATTATTCCCTTTAAGGTGGCTGCATATGATATGGTTCAAAAAGCCATGGCTTTCTTCGAGCCTAAACGGAAAgaagattttgattttatctCCGGAACTAAGATGAGAA AATTAGCCAGAACTGGGGAGGATCCTCCTGAAGGATTTATGAGCCCTAAAGCGTGGGGAATCATTTCCGATTACTATCAGTCTCTACAGAAAAGAatgtaa